From a region of the bacterium genome:
- a CDS encoding serine protease: MPAVDHAALLREDEQLPKEERNRFALAMDVNLNLGNSGVWSTLPNGDRVWRLRISSPQAYSIGLVYNHWFIPKGGQLWIYNDNHSQVIGSFTSFNNWTDGTNITQPVSGDAVTLEYLEPRALRGQSVLAIFQVCHAYRNLFGPPSAAENFGDSGPCNVNINCPAGSTLQNYKHGVAMIINGGSRWCTGSLINNTTQNGTPYFLTANHCLDGNQGSWVFVFNYESPACSPNTDGPTNQTISNATLLAHNLDSDFALLQLSSGVPASYSPFFNGWDNRDLTWTHSYNISHPSGDVKKLAIDNDAVTSSTWSGTPANSHWQIGAYDVGTTEPGSSGSPLFDLNFHISGQLHGGPAACNNPTGSDYYGKFSMSWARGGTPATELRDWLDPPNTTSVLNGAYINPPGNDVCPGFTIFGLPYTDNGSTSTAHADYPHLNGDPSPDVLYTLYPLTCTSTVTASLCSGTTNFDTRMEIRTGGSCPGSSLVAYDDDFCGFPPGYSQTTFTATAGVQYYIMIYGYSANSGNYTLNVTGTPTAPVPPNDACPGASITSLPYTNSGSTCTATANYTGCVTASSPDVVYTLNIPSCQTVTVSTCGSNFDTQLSIYAGGACPGEFLVACNDDNYCGPNFTVQSTATFVAQGNTNYYILIGGYNGETGNYTLNVTGTPFTPPNDVCPGTSIASLPYSDFGNTGCATHDYSVACRVTTSPDVVYNFTPAACESLTVSLCGSGYDCLIDVRAGGSCPGAVSVACDDDYACPTGNGLQSQVTFRAYAGVTYYFIVSGFNGNAGPFVINVSAGAGFTPSNDTCPGTTIAGLPFTDINSTTCDTHNYPNFQGNTSPDAVYNFTSATCQNVSVSLCGSGYDTGLSVYRNGACPGTTLVAGNDDNLCGGIGTLQSTLGFQASAGVTYYILVHGYFTYSGPFVLNVTGTPCGTTAAVDSLVIAPAGTDVYLQWKFQGPAYKYYIYRATSPTGLVAPANRIDSTTNYYYYDSNVLNTPATKYFYAVSAATLPTLLLADGSEPNQTVTVDKATAAAASEPFFAADPYPAVPQPDVAKPAETSMPQGFYLPAYDQFNTHYKPDPAKAKVKPTR, encoded by the coding sequence ATGCCCGCCGTCGATCACGCGGCGCTGCTGCGCGAGGATGAACAACTGCCCAAGGAAGAGCGCAACCGTTTCGCGCTCGCCATGGACGTAAATCTCAATCTGGGAAACTCCGGGGTGTGGAGTACACTCCCCAATGGCGACCGTGTGTGGCGTCTGCGCATCTCTTCCCCGCAGGCCTACTCCATTGGTCTGGTCTACAACCACTGGTTCATTCCGAAGGGCGGCCAACTCTGGATCTACAACGACAATCACAGCCAGGTAATCGGCTCCTTTACCTCGTTCAACAACTGGACCGACGGCACGAACATTACGCAGCCGGTTTCGGGCGATGCGGTCACGCTTGAATATCTTGAACCCCGCGCCCTGCGCGGCCAGAGCGTGCTCGCCATCTTCCAGGTCTGCCACGCGTACCGCAATCTGTTCGGTCCGCCCAGCGCCGCCGAGAATTTCGGTGACTCCGGGCCTTGCAATGTCAACATCAACTGCCCGGCAGGCTCGACCCTGCAGAATTACAAACACGGCGTGGCGATGATCATCAACGGCGGCTCACGCTGGTGCACCGGTTCGCTGATCAATAACACCACGCAGAACGGCACTCCTTACTTTCTGACGGCCAATCACTGCCTCGATGGCAACCAGGGCAGTTGGGTCTTTGTGTTCAATTATGAAAGTCCGGCCTGCTCGCCCAACACCGATGGTCCGACCAATCAGACCATCTCCAATGCGACGCTGCTGGCGCACAATCTGGATTCCGATTTCGCGCTGCTGCAATTGTCCTCCGGCGTGCCCGCGTCCTACAGTCCCTTCTTCAACGGCTGGGATAACCGCGACCTGACATGGACCCATTCTTACAATATTTCGCATCCCTCGGGCGACGTCAAGAAGCTGGCGATTGATAATGACGCGGTAACCAGCAGCACGTGGAGTGGCACGCCCGCCAATTCCCACTGGCAAATCGGCGCCTACGATGTGGGCACCACCGAGCCGGGATCTTCCGGATCGCCTCTTTTCGACCTGAATTTTCATATCAGCGGCCAGCTTCACGGCGGCCCGGCGGCATGCAACAATCCGACCGGATCGGATTACTACGGCAAATTTTCCATGTCCTGGGCGCGGGGCGGCACACCCGCAACGGAACTGCGGGACTGGCTTGACCCGCCGAATACCACGTCCGTTCTCAACGGCGCCTATATCAACCCGCCCGGCAATGATGTTTGCCCCGGATTCACCATTTTCGGTCTGCCCTACACCGACAACGGCAGCACGAGTACCGCTCATGCCGACTACCCGCATTTGAACGGGGATCCCTCGCCGGACGTGCTGTATACGCTCTATCCCCTCACCTGCACCAGCACGGTCACCGCCTCGCTGTGCAGCGGGACAACGAATTTCGATACCCGCATGGAGATCCGCACCGGCGGGTCGTGTCCGGGATCTTCACTGGTCGCCTACGATGACGATTTCTGCGGCTTTCCTCCGGGATACAGCCAGACGACCTTTACCGCCACGGCGGGCGTACAGTATTATATCATGATTTACGGCTACAGCGCCAACTCGGGCAACTATACCCTCAATGTGACCGGCACGCCCACCGCTCCGGTACCGCCAAACGATGCCTGCCCGGGCGCGTCCATCACGTCACTGCCCTACACCAACAGCGGCAGCACCTGTACGGCTACCGCCAACTACACGGGTTGCGTCACTGCATCGTCGCCGGATGTGGTGTATACGTTGAATATCCCGTCCTGTCAGACGGTGACGGTGTCGACCTGCGGTTCCAACTTCGACACCCAGCTTAGCATTTACGCCGGCGGTGCCTGCCCGGGCGAGTTTCTTGTCGCCTGCAATGATGACAATTACTGCGGCCCCAATTTCACCGTGCAAAGCACGGCCACGTTTGTGGCCCAGGGAAACACGAACTATTACATCCTGATCGGCGGCTATAACGGTGAAACCGGCAACTACACTCTGAACGTCACCGGCACGCCCTTCACGCCGCCCAACGATGTCTGTCCCGGAACCAGCATCGCCAGTCTGCCTTACTCTGACTTCGGCAATACGGGCTGCGCAACCCACGACTATTCCGTGGCCTGCCGCGTCACGACGTCGCCGGACGTGGTCTACAACTTCACGCCTGCGGCTTGCGAGTCCTTGACGGTGTCCCTCTGCGGCTCGGGTTATGATTGCCTGATAGACGTCCGCGCCGGCGGCAGTTGCCCCGGAGCGGTGTCGGTGGCTTGCGATGATGATTACGCGTGCCCCACCGGCAACGGTTTGCAGAGTCAGGTCACCTTCCGCGCCTATGCCGGTGTAACCTATTACTTCATCGTCAGCGGGTTCAACGGGAATGCCGGACCGTTTGTGATCAACGTGTCGGCGGGCGCAGGGTTCACGCCGTCTAACGATACGTGTCCAGGCACAACCATTGCCGGTTTGCCCTTCACGGACATCAACAGCACGACGTGTGATACCCACAACTATCCCAACTTCCAGGGGAACACCAGCCCCGACGCGGTGTACAATTTCACATCAGCCACTTGTCAGAATGTCAGTGTCTCTCTGTGCGGCAGCGGGTACGACACCGGCCTCAGCGTCTATCGCAACGGCGCCTGCCCCGGCACCACACTGGTGGCCGGCAATGATGACAATCTCTGTGGCGGCATAGGGACGCTGCAAAGCACACTCGGCTTCCAGGCCAGCGCGGGAGTCACCTACTATATTCTGGTACATGGCTACTTCACTTACTCGGGACCGTTCGTGCTCAATGTCACCGGCACGCCGTGCGGAACAACCGCCGCCGTAGACAGCCTCGTTATCGCGCCCGCTGGCACCGACGTCTACTTGCAGTGGAAATTCCAAGGCCCGGCCTACAAGTATTACATCTACCGTGCAACATCCCCCACTGGGCTGGTCGCCCCGGCGAACAGGATTGACTCCACGACGAACTATTACTACTACGACTCGAATGTGTTGAACACGCCCGCCACGAAATACTTCTATGCCGTGTCGGCGGCGACCCTGCCCACTCTTCTGCTGGCGGATGGCAGCGAACCCAATCAAACGGTGACCGTGGACAAGGCCACGGCAGCAGCGGCCTCCGAACCGTTCTTCGCCGCTGATCCTTATCCGGCGGTTCCGCAACCTGATGTGGCCAAACCTGCGGAGACCAGCATGCCCCAAGGTTTCTATCTTCCGGCCTACGATCAATTCAATACTCACTACAAGCCTGATCCGGCCAAAGCGAAGGTGAAGCCCACGCGGTAG
- a CDS encoding T9SS type A sorting domain-containing protein: MKTLLIAAALLLTSFCFAQPPDTMWTHAYGGPDIDDAAGVCRAFDGGFVIAGRSRQAGQFDFLGVRTDAFGDTVWMRRYGGPNSDAANAVCSTRDSTFVLVGSTMSFGAGAADMYAVKVNLRGDTLWTRTYGAAGNDVANAVQQTADGGLMIAGTADISGSTNLCLVRTDSAGNALWTRTYGTSAMELFGAAQQTADGGFALIGTTFRSGAFNPDIYLVKTNSAGDTLWTHTYGGAGVDYGNFVRQCSDGGYVIGGTTQSFGAGGNDCYLIRLNSSGVQQWYNTYGFAGADRANCIRQGTDGGFLLAGVTDHYSNSYDFFFVKTNSQGAQLWTLTEGGHADDWLSALELTADGGYIAVGYTLSFGHGSDDFYAVRLPGFAGVGGYVRDRITHQPLAGVVMSTSVGQSRVRSDIEGHYALPLPPGTYDVVTYGPCTARDTFPAIAVLADSITTLDVEVGLTAGVVEQSSLNFPAHNHLPTADTLWLDNSGVGLMDYSVDCFATAPSGTWLSAFPQSGSIAPGTRMGVAVQVLADTTNDGIYDYFGYLTVHMNTCPDSVARVTVMASVLDAGAPRATVLPSAFALGAYPNPFNAQTTLTLSLPQRGDLSLAVYDIAGREVQRLQSGVYDAGIYRFRFDAAALPSGLYFVRAMTARAVLTRKVLLLK, from the coding sequence ATGAAAACTCTTTTGATCGCGGCGGCTTTGCTGCTCACCTCGTTTTGTTTCGCTCAGCCGCCCGATACCATGTGGACCCACGCGTACGGCGGGCCGGACATCGACGACGCCGCGGGCGTGTGCCGTGCCTTCGATGGCGGCTTTGTGATCGCCGGACGCTCGCGCCAGGCCGGCCAGTTCGATTTTCTCGGCGTGCGCACCGACGCCTTTGGCGACACGGTGTGGATGCGCCGCTACGGCGGCCCCAATTCCGATGCGGCCAATGCCGTCTGTTCCACCCGCGACAGCACGTTTGTCCTCGTGGGATCAACGATGTCCTTCGGCGCGGGCGCCGCGGATATGTATGCCGTCAAGGTGAACCTGCGCGGCGACACTCTGTGGACGCGCACCTACGGCGCGGCGGGCAACGATGTGGCCAATGCGGTGCAGCAGACAGCCGACGGCGGCCTGATGATCGCCGGAACCGCTGACATCTCGGGCAGCACCAATCTCTGTCTCGTCCGCACCGACTCGGCGGGAAATGCCCTCTGGACACGCACCTACGGCACCTCGGCCATGGAACTCTTCGGCGCGGCGCAGCAGACCGCCGACGGCGGCTTTGCGCTGATCGGCACCACCTTCCGCAGCGGGGCATTCAATCCCGATATCTACCTTGTCAAGACCAACTCCGCCGGTGATACGCTCTGGACGCACACCTACGGCGGCGCCGGCGTGGACTACGGCAACTTTGTCCGGCAGTGCAGCGACGGCGGTTATGTGATCGGCGGCACGACGCAGTCTTTCGGCGCGGGCGGCAATGACTGCTACCTGATCCGCCTCAATTCCAGCGGCGTCCAGCAATGGTACAACACCTACGGCTTTGCCGGCGCGGACCGCGCCAACTGCATCCGTCAAGGGACGGACGGCGGCTTTCTGCTCGCGGGCGTCACCGATCACTACAGCAATTCCTACGATTTCTTCTTTGTCAAAACCAACAGTCAGGGCGCGCAACTCTGGACGCTCACCGAAGGCGGCCATGCCGATGATTGGCTGTCGGCTCTGGAGCTGACGGCCGATGGCGGCTATATCGCGGTCGGATACACCCTCTCCTTCGGGCATGGATCGGACGATTTTTACGCCGTGCGCCTGCCGGGCTTTGCCGGCGTCGGCGGCTACGTGCGTGACCGCATAACCCATCAGCCGCTCGCCGGCGTGGTGATGTCCACCTCCGTCGGACAGAGCCGTGTGCGCAGCGACATCGAGGGCCATTACGCCTTGCCGTTGCCGCCCGGCACCTATGACGTGGTTACCTACGGTCCCTGCACCGCGCGCGATACCTTCCCCGCCATTGCCGTGCTGGCCGATTCCATTACTACACTGGACGTTGAGGTGGGTCTCACCGCCGGTGTGGTCGAGCAGTCGTCGCTGAATTTCCCCGCGCACAACCATTTGCCCACCGCAGATACTCTGTGGCTGGACAACAGCGGCGTGGGCCTGATGGACTATTCCGTCGACTGTTTTGCCACCGCTCCCTCCGGCACCTGGCTTTCGGCATTTCCGCAGAGCGGCTCCATTGCTCCCGGTACCAGAATGGGAGTGGCCGTGCAGGTGCTGGCCGATACTACCAATGATGGCATCTATGATTACTTCGGGTATCTGACCGTGCACATGAACACCTGCCCGGACAGCGTCGCCCGTGTCACGGTCATGGCCAGCGTGCTGGATGCCGGTGCCCCGCGCGCCACGGTGCTGCCGTCTGCCTTTGCGCTGGGCGCGTATCCGAATCCCTTCAACGCGCAGACCACGCTCACGCTATCGCTGCCGCAGCGCGGTGACCTGTCGCTGGCGGTGTACGATATCGCCGGGCGGGAAGTTCAACGGCTGCAGAGCGGGGTGTACGACGCGGGAATTTACCGGTTCCGTTTCGACGCCGCCGCCTTGCCTTCCGGACTCTATTTCGTGCGCGCCATGACGGCTCGCGCGGTGCTCACGCGCAAGGTTCTGCTTCTGAAGTAG
- a CDS encoding serine protease — translation MNISTGNLLKLRCTGALALCLALLFCAGLCTSPALAQISSGGTPPSFSSSISGTVPTIQMPAVDTQSLMREDSVVDGPHPFRFAAELDVAYNLRNSGVWTTLPNGDHVWRLRISSPGAYSIGLLYNDWFIPKGGQLYLYNDNRSKVIGAFTSANNWDGPNNITEHIPGDAITLEYLEPAALSGQSRLSVSKVCHAYRDVLRARATDSFGDSEPCEININCPAGASWQAHKHGVAMYFINNSGQCSGTLVNNTAQDYTPYFLTANHCTSNPSDTYIFYFNYESPNCSNINGPGNQTVANATLVSNYSISDFTLLRLSTPVPMAYSPYWAGWDRSGGTPANCTGISHPRGDIKKIYWTTNAMFSSDWNGVGPNSHWGMWWTSGAMEPGSSGSPGYDQNGRVIGQLHGGYPGCSNPNGPLALYGKLSVSWPGNGSNSTRLSNWLDPSGSNPSVVNGAYPSASGNDACPGYGIYSLPYTDNGNTNLAVNNYTHAIFGTSPDVVYNLQLTCATAVTASLCGSAFDTGIEIRTGDACPGTTLVASNDDYCGNVNGNPYNSLATFTAQPGVQYFILVYGYGSNSGAFTLSVTGTPSDPVPANDACPGTLISALPYSNTGSTCTATANYSNCVTTSSPEVVYTVNVPSCQTVTASLCGSNYDTQISVYAGGSCPGNTLVACNDDYCGLQSQVSFLAQGNTNYYVLIGGYFGLTGNYTLNVTGTPFTPPNDVCPGTTIASLPYSDAGNTACGTHDYAVACRVTSSPDVVYNFTPASCESLTVSLCGSTYDCVLDVRAGGACPGQVSVACNDDNYCGATFGLQSTVTFRAYAGVTYYFIVSGFNGAAGAFVLNASAGGAFTPSNDVCPGTAIASLPFTDIGSTACDNHNYQNFQGNTSPDAVYTLNSATCQSVTVSLCGSGYDTGISVYRNGACPGTTLVVGNDDNLCGGNSTLQSTVNFQASANVTYYLIVHGYSSNAGPYVLNVTGQPCSTPASVDSLVILPMAPHMYLQWASQGPAYYYNIYRWTSPTGLVSSVHKIDSTLSLGYYDVNVLSTAADRYYYAVTAAQLPTLVEGESGSVSPVVDKATAAPTSEPWFAADPFAGTESAPDAPKLDAARQEPVFINAYSRLNTVYVPNPNKQAPNPVR, via the coding sequence ATGAATATCTCTACTGGCAATTTGCTTAAGCTGCGCTGTACGGGAGCGCTGGCGCTATGCCTCGCTCTGCTGTTCTGCGCCGGTCTGTGTACCTCTCCGGCACTGGCCCAGATCAGTTCCGGAGGCACGCCGCCGAGCTTCTCCTCGAGCATTTCCGGGACCGTTCCCACCATTCAAATGCCCGCCGTGGACACGCAAAGCCTGATGCGCGAAGACTCCGTTGTGGACGGCCCGCATCCCTTCCGCTTTGCCGCGGAGTTGGACGTGGCCTACAATCTCCGCAACTCGGGGGTCTGGACCACGCTGCCCAACGGCGACCATGTGTGGAGGCTGCGGATTTCCTCGCCCGGAGCGTACTCCATCGGCCTCTTGTATAACGACTGGTTTATTCCCAAGGGCGGACAGCTTTATCTGTACAATGACAACCGCAGCAAAGTCATCGGCGCCTTTACCTCGGCCAATAACTGGGACGGTCCCAACAATATTACCGAGCATATTCCCGGTGATGCGATTACCCTCGAATATCTGGAACCCGCCGCATTGAGCGGTCAGAGCCGTCTTTCGGTCTCCAAGGTCTGCCATGCATATCGCGACGTGCTGCGCGCCCGGGCAACCGACAGTTTCGGCGATTCGGAACCCTGCGAGATCAATATCAATTGCCCCGCCGGAGCGAGCTGGCAGGCTCACAAGCACGGCGTGGCCATGTACTTCATCAACAACTCCGGCCAGTGCTCGGGCACTCTGGTCAACAACACCGCGCAGGATTACACGCCGTACTTCCTGACGGCCAATCACTGCACCAGCAACCCGTCGGATACGTACATTTTCTATTTCAACTACGAAAGCCCGAACTGTTCGAACATCAACGGGCCGGGCAATCAGACCGTCGCCAACGCGACGCTGGTGTCCAACTACAGCATTTCCGATTTCACCCTGCTGCGCCTGTCCACGCCGGTTCCCATGGCTTATAGTCCCTATTGGGCCGGTTGGGATCGTTCCGGCGGCACCCCGGCCAATTGCACCGGCATCTCCCATCCTCGCGGTGACATCAAGAAGATCTATTGGACGACCAATGCCATGTTCAGTTCGGACTGGAACGGCGTCGGTCCCAATTCCCATTGGGGCATGTGGTGGACCAGCGGCGCAATGGAACCGGGTTCCTCCGGCTCGCCCGGCTACGACCAGAATGGCCGCGTGATTGGCCAGCTTCATGGCGGCTATCCGGGCTGCAGCAATCCCAACGGCCCGCTCGCCCTCTATGGCAAGCTCTCCGTCTCCTGGCCCGGCAACGGCAGCAATTCCACCCGTCTCAGCAACTGGCTCGACCCGTCGGGTTCGAATCCCAGTGTGGTTAACGGCGCGTATCCGTCCGCCTCAGGCAATGATGCCTGCCCCGGTTACGGCATCTACAGCCTGCCCTATACCGACAACGGCAATACCAATCTGGCAGTGAATAATTACACTCACGCGATCTTCGGCACCTCACCCGATGTGGTTTATAACCTGCAATTGACCTGCGCTACCGCCGTCACCGCATCGCTCTGCGGCTCGGCGTTCGACACCGGTATTGAAATCCGCACGGGCGACGCCTGCCCCGGCACCACACTGGTGGCGTCCAACGACGACTACTGTGGCAATGTCAACGGCAATCCGTACAACAGCCTGGCGACTTTCACCGCGCAGCCCGGCGTGCAGTATTTCATTCTGGTATACGGCTATGGCTCCAACTCCGGCGCCTTCACGCTGAGTGTCACCGGCACCCCGAGTGACCCTGTGCCGGCTAATGACGCTTGCCCCGGCACGCTGATTTCCGCGCTGCCTTACAGCAATACCGGCAGCACCTGCACGGCGACGGCCAACTATTCCAACTGCGTGACCACCTCGTCTCCCGAAGTGGTCTACACGGTGAATGTCCCGTCGTGCCAGACGGTCACCGCCTCCCTGTGCGGCTCCAACTACGACACGCAGATCAGCGTCTATGCGGGCGGCTCCTGCCCCGGCAACACGCTGGTGGCCTGCAATGATGATTACTGCGGTCTGCAAAGCCAGGTGAGTTTCCTCGCGCAGGGCAACACCAACTATTATGTGTTGATCGGCGGCTATTTCGGCCTGACCGGCAACTATACGCTCAACGTGACCGGAACGCCCTTCACTCCGCCCAATGATGTTTGCCCCGGAACAACGATTGCCAGCCTGCCCTATTCTGATGCCGGCAATACGGCCTGCGGCACTCATGATTACGCTGTAGCCTGTCGCGTGACGTCTTCACCCGATGTGGTCTACAACTTCACGCCCGCCTCCTGCGAATCTCTGACCGTATCGCTCTGCGGTTCGACCTATGACTGCGTGCTGGATGTGCGTGCCGGCGGAGCCTGTCCCGGTCAGGTGTCCGTGGCCTGCAATGATGACAACTATTGCGGAGCGACGTTCGGCCTGCAAAGCACGGTTACCTTCCGCGCCTATGCCGGCGTAACCTACTACTTCATCGTCAGCGGTTTCAATGGAGCAGCCGGAGCCTTTGTGCTCAACGCCAGCGCCGGTGGAGCATTCACTCCGTCCAATGACGTCTGCCCCGGCACGGCCATCGCCAGCCTGCCTTTCACCGACATTGGCAGCACAGCCTGCGATAACCACAACTACCAGAATTTCCAGGGCAATACCAGCCCCGACGCCGTCTATACTCTGAACTCGGCAACCTGTCAGAGCGTAACCGTCTCCCTTTGCGGCAGCGGGTATGACACCGGCATCAGTGTCTACCGCAACGGCGCCTGCCCCGGCACCACGCTGGTGGTCGGCAATGATGACAACCTCTGCGGCGGCAACAGCACCCTGCAAAGCACGGTAAACTTCCAGGCCAGCGCAAATGTCACCTACTACCTGATTGTACACGGCTACAGTTCGAACGCCGGCCCCTATGTGCTGAATGTTACCGGACAGCCGTGCAGCACACCTGCCAGTGTCGATTCGCTGGTGATTCTGCCCATGGCCCCGCATATGTATCTGCAGTGGGCGTCGCAGGGACCAGCCTACTACTACAACATCTACCGCTGGACGTCGCCGACAGGTCTGGTCAGTTCGGTCCACAAGATTGACTCCACCCTGTCCCTCGGCTACTATGACGTCAATGTGTTGAGCACCGCTGCGGACCGCTACTATTACGCCGTGACCGCCGCTCAACTGCCGACGCTTGTGGAGGGCGAGAGCGGCTCCGTCAGTCCCGTCGTCGACAAGGCCACGGCCGCGCCGACGTCCGAGCCGTGGTTTGCCGCTGATCCGTTCGCCGGCACCGAGTCCGCACCGGATGCTCCCAAGCTCGATGCAGCGCGGCAGGAACCGGTCTTCATCAATGCCTACAGCAGGCTCAATACGGTCTATGTTCCCAATCCCAACAAGCAGGCACCCAATCCGGTAAGATAA
- a CDS encoding peptidoglycan recognition family protein: MRMIRKIIVHASGKTGDDASQIDVRHRRRGLRRIGFHYVIGDEGSLARGRGLDEAGAHCLGYNADSVGVCLCGTGLPTVAQMRKLHGLTCRLLKKFPRADVVRAGDLDPWLPDILKLDVSLLRKERPS; this comes from the coding sequence ATGAGAATGATCCGCAAGATCATCGTGCATGCATCGGGGAAGACGGGTGACGATGCGTCGCAGATTGACGTGCGGCACCGGAGACGGGGATTGCGGCGCATCGGGTTTCACTATGTGATTGGCGATGAAGGATCCCTCGCGCGTGGCAGAGGGCTCGATGAGGCGGGAGCGCATTGTCTCGGGTACAATGCCGATTCGGTGGGGGTGTGCCTGTGCGGAACGGGACTGCCGACCGTGGCGCAGATGCGGAAGCTGCACGGTCTCACCTGCCGCCTCCTGAAGAAGTTTCCCCGGGCGGATGTGGTGCGGGCGGGCGACCTCGATCCCTGGCTGCCGGATATTCTGAAACTGGATGTTTCCCTGCTGCGAAAGGAGCGGCCATCATGA